The Clostridium sp. AWRP genome has a window encoding:
- a CDS encoding IS256 family transposase: MNILEVPDIDLKKELKKCNSMEDLVGKNGLMQRLFGGIIQQFLEAEMEEHLGREKYTRLSDEDKNYRNGYSSKNIRTSFGPVKVDVPRDRKSEFEPKIVKKYETVCNELDKKVIGLYARGMSVDDIKSEIDELYGVDISPAMISKITDKVMDTALAWQNRALDPMYPIVYMDALYFKVRDEHRIVNKAAYVCMALDVKGHKDILGIWVGEQEGAKYWLSVCNDLKNRGVKDILIACMDGLKGLPDAIKVVFPEVNIQNCIIHQIRNSIKYIPSKNVKAFMKDLKEVYKAVNETMASQALQSLNDKWGDKYPIVIQSWQNNWENLSTYFDFPQDIRKIIYTTNALEGFNRQLRKFTKVRTVFPTDDSLLKALYLATEQIMLKWTAPSSNWANTLAQLTIMFKDRIEPYI, from the coding sequence ATGAATATACTGGAAGTACCAGACATTGATTTAAAAAAGGAATTAAAGAAGTGTAATAGTATGGAGGACTTAGTAGGTAAAAATGGACTTATGCAAAGGTTATTTGGAGGCATAATACAGCAGTTTTTAGAAGCAGAAATGGAAGAACACCTCGGAAGAGAAAAATATACAAGGCTGTCTGACGAAGATAAAAACTATAGAAATGGATATAGTTCTAAAAATATTAGGACCAGTTTTGGCCCGGTTAAAGTAGATGTACCAAGGGATAGAAAGTCTGAGTTCGAACCTAAGATAGTCAAGAAATATGAAACTGTTTGCAACGAACTTGATAAGAAAGTTATAGGTTTATATGCACGTGGTATGTCTGTAGATGATATAAAATCAGAGATAGATGAACTTTACGGAGTAGATATATCCCCTGCAATGATATCCAAAATTACAGATAAGGTTATGGATACAGCCCTAGCATGGCAAAATAGAGCTCTTGATCCAATGTATCCTATAGTATATATGGATGCCTTGTATTTTAAAGTCAGAGATGAACATAGAATTGTAAATAAAGCTGCCTATGTTTGTATGGCACTTGATGTAAAAGGCCATAAAGACATACTTGGAATATGGGTTGGCGAACAGGAAGGAGCAAAATACTGGTTATCTGTATGCAATGATCTTAAAAACAGGGGTGTTAAAGATATTTTAATAGCCTGTATGGACGGACTTAAAGGGCTTCCAGATGCAATCAAAGTAGTTTTTCCTGAAGTTAACATACAGAATTGTATAATACACCAGATAAGAAATTCTATAAAATATATACCTTCAAAGAATGTTAAGGCTTTTATGAAGGATTTAAAAGAAGTATATAAGGCAGTTAATGAAACAATGGCAAGTCAGGCATTACAATCACTGAATGATAAATGGGGAGATAAGTATCCTATAGTTATACAGTCATGGCAAAATAACTGGGAAAATCTATCTACATATTTTGATTTCCCTCAAGATATAAGAAAAATAATATATACAACTAATGCTCTGGAAGGTTTCAACAGACAACTTAGGAAATTCACTAAGGTAAGGACGGTATTTCCTACAGACGATTCCCTTCTAAAAGCTCTATACCTGGCAACCGAGCAGATAATGCTTAAATGGACGGCACCTTCTTCAAACTGGGCAAATACACTGGCTCAATTAACCATAATGTTTAAAGATAGAATAGAGCCATATATATAA
- a CDS encoding copper ion binding protein, giving the protein MKKKIIVEGMSCGHCVNHVKTALEEIKGASNVSVDLDSKTALVEFSGEIKDADIKSAIEDAGYEVVSIEQA; this is encoded by the coding sequence ATGAAAAAGAAGATAATCGTTGAAGGAATGAGCTGTGGACACTGTGTTAATCATGTAAAAACAGCATTGGAGGAAATTAAAGGTGCATCCAATGTATCTGTTGATTTAGACTCTAAAACAGCTTTAGTTGAATTTAGTGGCGAAATTAAAGATGCTGATATAAAATCTGCTATTGAAGATGCAGGTTATGAAGTTGTTTCCATAGAGCAAGCATAA
- a CDS encoding heavy metal translocating P-type ATPase — MTKRTLKIEGMTCAACVKAVERASKKLDGVLDANVNLATEKLSVSFDESKVNVPDIQCAIDKAGYKALIDTTNKVLKIEGMTCAACAKAVERVSKKLEGVYEANVNIATEKLSIAFDASKVNVQDIKKAIEKAGYKALEEEISVDTDRGKKEREIKSLWNRFVISAVFAVPLLIIAMVPMISEKLGYMLPQAIDPMNHPQFFSIIQLLLVLPIMIVGRKYFTVGFKSLFRRSPNMDSLIAIGSSAAFIYSVFAVYEIFIGNTNYHLYFESAGTILTLITLGKYLESVAKGKTSEAIKKLMGLAPKTATIIRENKEIEISIDEVEVGDIIVVKPGEKIPVDGEVTEGITSVDESMLTGESIPVEKNPSDKVIGASINKNGSIRYRATRVGKDTALAQIIKLVEEAQGSKAPIAKLADVISGYFVPVVMALATIGALAWYIHGETGVFSLTIFISVLVIACPCALGLATPTAIMVGTGKGAEYGVLIKSGTALETAHRIQTIVFDKTGTITEGNPKVTDIVTIPDIDENYLLQLAASGEKSSEHPLGEAIVKEAENRKIELKKLDSFKAVPGHGIEVNIENSKILLGNRKLMVESNISLEKLEEKSQVLADEGKTPMYVAVKNKAIGVIAVADTVKEHSKRAIDKLHSMGIEVAMITGDNKKTADAIAKQVGIDRILAEVLPQDKAKEVKKLQSENKKVAMVGDGINDAPALAQADIGIAIGSGTDVAMESADIVLMRSDLMDVVTAIDLSKKTIKNIKENLFWAFGYNSLGIPVAMGVLHIFGGPLLNPMIAALAMSLSSVSVLSNALRLKGFKPSI; from the coding sequence ATGACAAAAAGGACATTAAAAATAGAAGGAATGACTTGTGCAGCTTGTGTTAAAGCAGTGGAAAGAGCTTCAAAAAAACTAGATGGTGTGTTAGATGCTAATGTTAATTTGGCAACGGAAAAATTGAGTGTAAGTTTTGATGAGTCAAAGGTTAATGTTCCAGACATACAGTGTGCAATAGATAAAGCTGGCTATAAGGCTTTAATTGACACTACAAATAAAGTTTTGAAAATAGAAGGAATGACCTGTGCAGCTTGTGCTAAAGCAGTAGAAAGGGTTTCAAAAAAACTAGAAGGCGTATATGAAGCAAATGTAAATATTGCTACAGAAAAGCTAAGTATAGCATTTGATGCTTCAAAAGTTAATGTTCAAGATATAAAAAAGGCAATAGAAAAGGCAGGATATAAAGCTTTAGAAGAAGAAATATCTGTAGATACAGATAGGGGGAAAAAAGAAAGAGAAATAAAGTCGTTATGGAATAGATTTGTAATATCTGCTGTATTTGCAGTTCCATTACTTATAATAGCTATGGTACCAATGATTAGTGAAAAATTAGGATATATGCTTCCACAGGCTATAGACCCAATGAATCATCCGCAGTTTTTTTCAATAATACAGTTACTTTTAGTATTACCTATAATGATTGTTGGTAGAAAGTATTTTACTGTTGGATTTAAATCATTATTTAGAAGAAGTCCCAATATGGATTCACTTATAGCAATAGGTTCATCTGCTGCTTTTATCTATAGTGTTTTTGCAGTATATGAAATTTTTATAGGAAACACAAACTATCATTTATATTTTGAATCAGCGGGTACAATACTTACTCTTATTACATTAGGTAAATATCTGGAATCTGTTGCTAAAGGAAAAACTTCAGAAGCTATAAAAAAGCTTATGGGGCTTGCACCAAAAACTGCTACTATAATTAGAGAAAATAAAGAAATAGAAATTTCCATAGATGAAGTTGAAGTTGGAGATATAATTGTAGTAAAACCTGGTGAAAAAATACCTGTAGATGGAGAGGTTACAGAGGGAATTACTTCAGTAGATGAATCCATGCTTACAGGTGAAAGTATACCTGTAGAAAAAAATCCTTCCGATAAGGTTATTGGAGCAAGCATAAATAAAAATGGTTCTATTAGGTATAGAGCTACAAGAGTTGGCAAGGATACAGCACTGGCGCAGATTATTAAATTAGTAGAGGAAGCTCAGGGGTCAAAGGCTCCTATTGCAAAATTAGCAGATGTTATATCAGGATACTTTGTACCGGTAGTAATGGCATTAGCTACAATTGGTGCTTTAGCTTGGTACATACATGGTGAAACAGGAGTATTTTCACTTACCATATTTATATCAGTGTTAGTAATTGCGTGTCCTTGTGCTTTAGGATTGGCAACACCAACTGCTATTATGGTTGGTACCGGAAAAGGTGCTGAATATGGAGTGCTTATAAAAAGTGGTACTGCACTGGAAACAGCACATAGAATTCAAACTATAGTATTTGATAAAACTGGAACTATAACTGAAGGTAATCCAAAGGTTACAGATATAGTTACAATTCCAGATATAGATGAAAACTATTTGCTGCAATTAGCAGCTTCAGGTGAAAAATCATCAGAGCATCCTTTGGGAGAAGCAATAGTCAAAGAAGCTGAAAATAGAAAAATTGAATTAAAAAAATTGGATTCATTTAAAGCTGTACCAGGTCATGGAATAGAAGTTAATATAGAAAACAGTAAAATATTGCTTGGTAATAGAAAACTTATGGTTGAAAGTAATATCTCCTTAGAAAAATTAGAGGAAAAATCACAAGTTTTAGCAGATGAAGGCAAAACTCCAATGTATGTTGCTGTTAAAAATAAGGCAATTGGTGTAATTGCTGTAGCGGATACAGTTAAAGAACACAGTAAGAGGGCTATAGATAAACTTCATTCTATGGGAATTGAAGTGGCAATGATAACTGGAGATAACAAGAAAACTGCTGACGCTATAGCTAAACAGGTTGGAATAGATAGAATACTTGCAGAAGTTTTACCACAAGATAAGGCGAAGGAAGTTAAAAAACTTCAAAGTGAAAACAAGAAAGTTGCCATGGTTGGAGATGGTATAAATGATGCGCCAGCCTTAGCACAGGCTGATATAGGTATAGCTATAGGGTCTGGTACGGATGTAGCCATGGAATCTGCAGATATAGTTCTAATGAGAAGTGATTTAATGGATGTAGTCACAGCTATAGATTTAAGCAAGAAAACAATAAAAAATATAAAGGAAAACTTGTTCTGGGCTTTTGGCTATAATAGTTTAGGAATTCCGGTAGCTATGGGAGTGCTTCACATATTCGGGGGACCACTTTTAAACCCAATGATAGCAGCTCTTGCCATGAGTTTAAGTTCTGTATCAGTTTTAAGTAATGCTTTAAGATTGAAAGGCTTTAAGCCATCAATATAA
- a CDS encoding metal-sensing transcriptional repressor, with protein sequence MNEEKKKAIQALKTSKGQIEGIIRMIEEGRYCIDISNQMVAAQSLLKKANLLILKQHLNNCVKDAFINNSGDEKVDEIIGLLSKLLKE encoded by the coding sequence ATGAACGAAGAAAAAAAGAAGGCCATACAAGCTTTAAAAACTTCAAAAGGACAAATAGAAGGTATAATAAGGATGATTGAGGAAGGAAGATATTGTATTGATATATCTAATCAGATGGTTGCAGCTCAATCATTACTAAAAAAAGCTAATTTGCTTATTTTAAAACAACATCTTAATAATTGTGTAAAAGATGCTTTTATTAACAATAGTGGTGATGAAAAGGTAGATGAGATAATAGGTTTACTTTCAAAGTTACTAAAAGAGTAA
- a CDS encoding HAD family hydrolase translates to MKLYISDLDGTLLNSNQVVSKNSIRIINKLIDSGLKFTIATARSYEACKSILEPLNLNIPIILNNGAFIYDTTLAKNIVENYLDECAAYFILKYYKLKKISPIVSAVDSNGNKKIFYRGIFNEGQNIYINSRIKHGDTRLTEVSDFSEIVNYNIINIFAIEAKGVLDETYQLFTKIIKGSFHYTEEIYAKGFFWLESMNYNANKRLAAKYLKESLKADKLICFGDNLNDEPLFELADEKYAVKNAYDELKKLATGIIDSNNEDGVAKFLENNICNS, encoded by the coding sequence TTGAAGTTATATATTTCAGACTTGGATGGAACTTTATTAAATTCAAATCAAGTCGTAAGCAAAAATTCAATTAGAATTATAAATAAGTTAATAGATTCAGGATTAAAATTTACTATTGCTACAGCTAGATCCTATGAAGCTTGTAAAAGTATATTGGAACCATTAAATCTAAATATACCTATTATTTTAAATAATGGAGCTTTCATATATGATACTACTTTGGCTAAAAATATAGTAGAAAACTATTTAGATGAGTGTGCGGCTTATTTTATTTTAAAATATTATAAATTAAAAAAAATTTCACCTATAGTGTCTGCAGTGGATTCAAATGGAAATAAAAAGATATTTTATAGGGGTATTTTTAATGAAGGACAAAATATATACATAAATTCAAGAATAAAGCATGGCGATACAAGGCTTACTGAGGTAAGTGATTTTTCAGAAATAGTTAATTATAATATAATAAATATTTTTGCAATAGAAGCAAAGGGTGTTTTGGATGAAACATATCAATTATTTACAAAAATAATAAAGGGAAGTTTTCATTACACAGAGGAAATTTATGCGAAAGGTTTTTTCTGGCTTGAATCAATGAATTATAATGCTAATAAAAGATTAGCAGCTAAATACTTAAAGGAAAGTTTGAAAGCAGACAAGCTTATTTGTTTTGGAGATAATTTAAATGATGAACCACTTTTTGAACTTGCGGATGAAAAATATGCAGTTAAAAATGCATATGATGAATTAAAAAAGTTGGCTACAGGAATTATTGATTCAAATAATGAGGATGGAGTGGCTAAATTTCTTGAGAATAATATTTGTAATAGTTAA
- a CDS encoding WG repeat-containing protein, which produces MKNYTNLFRIKSNDKWGYMDNNGQIIIEPVFQYAWDFWDSLAAVKMNNKWGYIDCNGKTVIDYKYKQSWNFSDGFAPVKIKEKWGIIDHNDNMVIEPSFNFIDEFSNGMALVNKNNKYGFLDKKGNYPIALKYENAFSFSEEVARVNNGDRWKYINSKGDEVINCDFDCVFDFHEGLAQVMKNFKYGFIDKSGNLVIELKYDSTDGFYEDTANVKIGEKCGYINKKDEFVIDPIFDEALNFSEGRAFVKMKDKWGCIDKSGRFILKPQFDDVNNFCNGAAMVILDDKYIYIDKEGKRIWKEQ; this is translated from the coding sequence ATGAAAAACTATACTAATTTATTTAGAATTAAGTCAAATGATAAGTGGGGTTATATGGATAATAATGGACAAATTATTATAGAACCTGTATTTCAATATGCATGGGATTTTTGGGATAGTTTAGCTGCTGTTAAGATGAACAATAAATGGGGATATATAGACTGCAACGGAAAAACAGTTATAGACTATAAATATAAACAGTCATGGAATTTCTCTGATGGATTTGCTCCTGTAAAAATAAAGGAAAAGTGGGGGATTATAGATCATAATGATAATATGGTCATAGAACCAAGTTTTAATTTTATTGATGAGTTCTCAAATGGAATGGCACTGGTAAACAAAAATAATAAGTATGGTTTTTTGGATAAAAAAGGTAATTATCCAATAGCATTGAAATATGAAAATGCCTTTAGTTTTTCAGAAGAGGTTGCTAGGGTAAATAATGGTGACAGGTGGAAATACATTAATAGCAAAGGAGATGAAGTAATAAACTGCGATTTCGATTGTGTCTTTGACTTTCATGAAGGATTAGCTCAAGTTATGAAAAACTTTAAATATGGATTTATTGATAAATCGGGTAATTTAGTTATAGAACTCAAATATGATAGTACAGATGGTTTTTATGAAGATACAGCCAATGTAAAAATAGGTGAAAAATGTGGATACATAAATAAAAAAGATGAATTTGTTATAGATCCTATTTTTGATGAAGCTCTTAATTTTAGTGAAGGACGAGCTTTTGTGAAGATGAAGGATAAATGGGGATGCATTGATAAAAGTGGAAGATTTATATTGAAACCTCAATTTGATGATGTAAATAATTTTTGCAATGGAGCAGCTATGGTAATATTGGATGATAAATATATATATATTGACAAAGAGGGAAAAAGAATTTGGAAAGAACAGTAG
- a CDS encoding TerC family protein: MDNLTTFLLGALQITLLDIVLSGDNIGVIALATKDLPKKHAKSASMIGVFAAIFLRIIFACLITYIMLIEWLPIKLIGGILLIKITWNFISPKSEKENIKVSTSNKYFRAISSIVIADATMSLDNVLAIAAAAHGHVPSIIFGLVLNIPIIFFGSQFVAKLMNKHPMVIYLGGAVLAHTSLNMMLEDKILAGFTSPVLTNIVSFGFAIIVLLYGLYRVNKPVSYSFKKFKEDYFKSNS, translated from the coding sequence GTGGATAATTTAACTACTTTTTTGCTAGGAGCTTTACAAATTACTTTATTAGATATAGTATTAAGTGGTGATAATATTGGAGTTATAGCACTAGCAACTAAGGATTTACCAAAGAAACATGCAAAATCTGCTTCTATGATTGGGGTATTTGCTGCGATTTTTCTAAGAATAATATTTGCTTGCCTTATCACTTACATAATGTTAATAGAATGGCTTCCTATAAAATTAATAGGTGGAATTTTACTTATAAAAATAACCTGGAATTTTATAAGTCCTAAATCTGAAAAGGAAAATATAAAAGTCAGTACTTCAAATAAATATTTCCGTGCAATATCAAGTATAGTAATAGCTGACGCTACCATGAGTCTAGATAATGTACTTGCAATAGCTGCTGCTGCTCATGGACATGTGCCCAGTATAATATTTGGATTAGTATTAAATATTCCTATAATATTTTTTGGGAGTCAGTTTGTAGCAAAACTTATGAATAAACACCCTATGGTTATATACTTAGGAGGTGCTGTACTGGCCCATACATCCTTAAATATGATGCTAGAAGATAAAATATTAGCAGGTTTCACATCACCTGTACTAACAAATATAGTGTCCTTTGGCTTTGCAATTATAGTACTACTATATGGATTATATAGAGTAAACAAACCTGTAAGTTATTCCTTTAAAAAATTTAAGGAAGATTATTTTAAAAGTAACAGTTAA
- a CDS encoding PadR family transcriptional regulator: protein MNKFDPKENIKEEEKFLYKEYKKKLAELKKVKKEQEAVGQVFTKGLLPIYALYILSISPTNGNDISHKIGERTGGRWIPSTGGIYPILRKLEKDKLVIGKWDNSKNKMQKIYTLTDLGVCELKNRKNLLRDKIEDSLEVFKIVYKDLYDELEENKDLSDD from the coding sequence ATGAATAAATTTGATCCTAAAGAAAACATAAAGGAAGAAGAAAAATTTCTTTATAAAGAATATAAAAAGAAACTAGCAGAGTTAAAAAAGGTAAAAAAGGAACAAGAAGCTGTAGGGCAGGTTTTTACAAAAGGACTTCTCCCTATATATGCACTTTATATTTTAAGCATAAGTCCAACTAATGGAAATGATATATCTCATAAAATAGGAGAAAGGACAGGAGGAAGGTGGATACCAAGTACAGGAGGAATCTACCCAATCCTAAGAAAACTGGAAAAGGATAAGTTAGTAATTGGCAAATGGGATAACTCTAAAAATAAAATGCAAAAAATATATACTCTTACAGATTTAGGAGTATGTGAATTGAAAAATAGAAAAAATCTTCTAAGAGATAAAATAGAAGATTCTCTAGAAGTATTTAAAATTGTATATAAAGATTTGTATGACGAATTAGAAGAGAATAAGGATTTATCCGATGACTAG
- a CDS encoding DegV family protein: MEKIALITDSTSDLSNSTIERYNIKVLHYRIIYKDKEFIDKVSITPEYVYNNLDKEIPTSSMPSMSEMEGLFTNLEKENYTHAIVVTLSAGLTGFYNGVKLVSENHPKINTYIFDSKSISLGEGFIVTSCAKLIEKGVSFDEIVRTIPIVRSKIDLFFVVGTLEYLKKGGRIGKVAGTIGELLNIKPIVSIDNNDGKYYTYDKVRGRKKSLSRLVEIANEILDKKKCKLCIVHGHALEDSKKIFDAIKNHKNVTSAIFGGALSPVGGVHSGPGLVGLVLFEEE, translated from the coding sequence TTGGAGAAGATTGCACTTATAACAGATAGTACTAGTGATTTAAGTAATAGCACTATAGAAAGATATAATATAAAAGTACTTCATTATAGGATAATATATAAAGACAAGGAATTTATAGATAAAGTAAGTATAACTCCAGAATATGTATATAACAATTTAGATAAGGAAATACCTACATCGTCTATGCCATCTATGAGTGAAATGGAAGGTTTGTTTACAAATTTAGAAAAAGAAAATTACACACATGCTATAGTTGTAACCCTTTCAGCTGGATTAACTGGCTTTTATAACGGAGTAAAGTTAGTAAGTGAAAATCACCCTAAAATTAACACATATATATTTGATTCTAAATCAATTTCTCTTGGAGAGGGTTTTATAGTAACTAGTTGTGCAAAACTCATAGAAAAAGGTGTAAGTTTTGACGAGATAGTTAGGACAATACCAATTGTAAGGAGTAAGATAGATCTATTTTTTGTAGTTGGAACTTTAGAATATTTAAAAAAAGGTGGTAGAATAGGTAAAGTAGCAGGCACCATAGGGGAACTTCTAAATATAAAGCCTATTGTATCAATTGATAATAATGATGGAAAATACTATACATACGATAAAGTAAGGGGAAGAAAGAAATCCTTGAGTAGGTTGGTTGAAATTGCAAATGAAATTCTTGACAAAAAAAAGTGTAAACTGTGTATTGTACATGGTCATGCACTAGAGGATTCAAAAAAAATATTTGATGCAATAAAAAATCATAAAAATGTAACTTCTGCAATTTTTGGTGGAGCACTAAGTCCTGTAGGAGGAGTTCATAGTGGGCCTGGATTAGTTGGGTTAGTATTATTTGAGGAAGAATAA
- a CDS encoding uroporphyrinogen decarboxylase family protein, with translation MKTGKELYDEHLNRLKGVINMKKTDRVPIVLNADAFCTKNGGGKLSDLVNDVVYGNMELLKGMQALGDIDSIEIPGTYPPSMGAFFLSKIKVPGRELPDNMIWQIDEKSYMTEDDYDTIIDKGWNYFFMEYAKKHIPEGLKEVEYFSQFAPQIEQNFVDAGIVPLCQGSVMTGAPFGALCPARGISKFLIDLHKIPDKVQAAMDVIEEENEKVLRKQVREVKPLAVFAGGAREAGDFLSLKAFERFSWQYTKRIIDIIAEEGSVAYLHLDMSWDRFINYFLDLPKGKCIFSPDSTTDIFKAGEVLRGHMCFMGDVAPSLLTLGTPDEVYKYARRLIEEFAPQGLIMSSGCSIPPNAKVENVKAMVAAALDN, from the coding sequence ATGAAAACTGGGAAAGAATTGTATGATGAACATCTTAACAGACTTAAAGGTGTAATAAATATGAAAAAGACTGACAGGGTACCAATTGTACTTAATGCAGATGCTTTTTGTACCAAGAACGGAGGAGGCAAGTTATCAGATCTTGTCAATGATGTAGTGTATGGAAATATGGAATTATTAAAGGGTATGCAGGCACTTGGAGATATTGACAGCATAGAGATACCTGGGACATACCCTCCATCTATGGGTGCATTTTTCCTTTCTAAAATTAAAGTACCAGGAAGAGAATTGCCTGATAACATGATTTGGCAGATTGATGAAAAGTCATATATGACGGAAGATGATTATGATACTATAATTGATAAAGGATGGAATTACTTTTTTATGGAATATGCCAAAAAGCATATTCCTGAAGGACTTAAGGAAGTAGAGTATTTTAGTCAATTTGCTCCACAAATAGAGCAAAATTTTGTTGATGCAGGGATTGTTCCCTTATGCCAGGGCAGTGTAATGACCGGTGCACCATTTGGTGCTTTGTGTCCTGCACGAGGAATATCTAAATTCCTTATTGATTTACACAAGATTCCTGACAAGGTTCAGGCAGCTATGGATGTTATAGAAGAGGAAAATGAGAAAGTGTTAAGGAAGCAAGTCCGTGAAGTAAAACCTTTAGCAGTATTTGCAGGAGGTGCTAGGGAAGCAGGCGATTTCCTTTCTTTAAAGGCATTTGAAAGATTTTCATGGCAGTACACAAAAAGAATTATAGATATTATTGCAGAGGAAGGTTCTGTTGCCTACCTTCATCTGGATATGAGTTGGGACAGATTTATAAATTATTTCCTTGACTTGCCTAAAGGTAAATGCATTTTTTCACCAGATAGCACAACGGATATTTTTAAAGCTGGAGAAGTATTAAGAGGGCATATGTGTTTCATGGGAGATGTTGCACCTTCGCTTTTAACTTTAGGTACTCCAGATGAAGTTTATAAGTATGCCAGAAGATTGATTGAAGAGTTTGCACCTCAAGGGCTTATTATGTCATCAGGATGCAGCATACCTCCAAATGCCAAAGTTGAAAATGTAAAGGCTATGGTTGCGGCTGCCCTTGACAATTAG
- a CDS encoding MFS transporter: MENVSGKKSLWIFAILSFGFLIMATGTTSPALANISQAYPKLPFSLVVLIATIPTLLLIPFSLISGKLAGTVITYKNLTIIAIVLFLIGGVGPYFISNFGLILVMRGILGAGLGIMSPLGGALTLTLFEPKEAENLMGAGVVVGNVGGIVFQLLGGIFCAVNWRFTFLAYLLGAVSLIIVIFFFPKVPLTAKSNSEKVKMPAYVYIWSSIYGILMLLVYPMFTGMSSLILTNHYGNAAGAGLALTMFTVGGMIAGAIFGTAFRMLSKFAIPIGIVLTSVGFIFFACGTNLILFIIGATIVGIGFSLSGTAIMMQVGRAVPASGTAVAMSIVMAFMSIGGFVSGFVFAFIEKIFNITSLRFPFEFSLVCFIIYAVIHLVVNFKTPKKQKVSI, from the coding sequence ATGGAAAATGTAAGTGGAAAAAAGTCATTATGGATATTTGCAATACTCTCTTTTGGATTTTTGATAATGGCAACGGGAACTACTTCTCCTGCGCTGGCAAATATATCTCAAGCCTATCCTAAATTACCGTTTAGTTTGGTTGTGCTTATTGCTACTATACCTACTTTGCTTTTAATTCCATTTTCATTAATATCAGGTAAACTAGCTGGTACGGTTATAACTTATAAAAATCTTACTATTATTGCAATAGTTCTATTTTTAATAGGTGGAGTTGGTCCTTATTTTATAAGTAACTTTGGTTTAATTCTTGTTATGAGAGGAATTTTAGGAGCGGGGCTTGGAATAATGTCACCTCTTGGTGGTGCTCTTACATTAACTCTTTTTGAACCAAAGGAAGCGGAAAATCTTATGGGTGCAGGTGTTGTTGTTGGAAACGTTGGCGGCATAGTATTTCAACTTCTTGGGGGAATATTTTGTGCAGTTAATTGGAGATTTACTTTCCTTGCTTATCTTTTAGGAGCAGTATCACTTATTATAGTTATATTTTTCTTTCCAAAAGTTCCCTTGACTGCAAAATCCAATTCTGAAAAAGTTAAAATGCCGGCATACGTATATATATGGTCAAGTATATATGGAATTTTAATGTTATTAGTATATCCAATGTTTACAGGAATGTCTTCGCTAATTCTTACAAATCACTATGGAAATGCTGCTGGAGCGGGATTGGCACTTACCATGTTTACAGTTGGCGGAATGATAGCAGGAGCAATCTTTGGAACAGCATTTAGAATGTTGTCCAAGTTCGCTATTCCTATAGGTATTGTATTAACTTCTGTGGGATTTATATTCTTTGCATGTGGAACGAATTTAATTCTTTTTATAATTGGAGCAACTATTGTTGGTATAGGGTTTAGCCTTTCTGGTACCGCTATCATGATGCAGGTGGGAAGAGCAGTCCCAGCATCTGGAACTGCTGTTGCAATGTCTATTGTCATGGCATTTATGAGTATAGGTGGTTTTGTTTCAGGATTTGTATTTGCATTTATTGAAAAAATATTTAATATAACATCATTGAGATTTCCATTTGAATTTTCACTTGTATGTTTTATTATTTATGCAGTTATCCATTTAGTGGTGAATTTTAAGACTCCAAAAAAGCAAAAGGTTTCAATTTAA